One window of the Sphaerochaeta associata genome contains the following:
- the rpsO gene encoding 30S ribosomal protein S15, giving the protein MISKEQKQEIIAKFGGDEKNTGSTKAQIALLTARINDLQPHFKRNPKDHAGTRGLLLMVGQRRRLLKYLRNTDIEAYRSLIAELGLRK; this is encoded by the coding sequence ATGATCTCTAAGGAACAGAAACAAGAAATCATTGCCAAGTTTGGCGGTGACGAAAAGAACACCGGTTCGACCAAGGCTCAGATTGCCTTGCTTACCGCTCGCATCAACGACCTGCAGCCCCACTTCAAGAGAAATCCGAAGGACCATGCAGGAACCAGAGGCTTGCTTCTGATGGTTGGTCAGCGCAGACGGCTCCTCAAGTACCTGAGGAATACCGATATCGAAGCCTACCGTTCTCTGATTGCCGAACTCGGCCTGAGAAAGTAG
- the rbfA gene encoding 30S ribosome-binding factor RbfA yields the protein MSEYSQKRIEAKLSEAISTLIVKGEIKNPLLSTLCSVSRVQLSVDNAFATVFISSVLDDESLHASVDALQKASGFIQKRVGAFLKTRNTPVLTFKADISLKEGQKINALIDTLVEDGNKS from the coding sequence ATGAGTGAATACAGTCAAAAACGTATAGAAGCAAAACTCTCCGAGGCGATCAGCACGCTGATCGTCAAAGGAGAGATCAAGAATCCGCTGCTGAGCACCCTGTGCTCGGTCAGCAGGGTTCAACTTTCGGTGGACAATGCATTTGCCACCGTCTTCATCTCGAGTGTCCTTGACGATGAATCCTTGCATGCAAGCGTTGATGCCTTGCAGAAGGCAAGTGGTTTCATCCAAAAGCGGGTAGGGGCTTTCCTGAAAACCAGGAATACTCCGGTATTGACCTTCAAGGCCGATATCTCCCTCAAAGAGGGGCAGAAAATCAATGCCCTGATCGATACACTGGTGGAAGATGGGAACAAAAGCTAG
- the dut gene encoding dUTP diphosphatase: MDTGSIKVHVVKVRPEALLPVYGTELSAGADLAACLDEDLVLGSGSYAKVPTGLSIQLPQGYEAQVRPRSGLAAKHGLTVLNSPGTIDADYRGEVCVLLINHGRQEVRIHHGDRIAQMVIARCEQATFSESISLDATERGSGGFGSTGV, translated from the coding sequence ATGGATACTGGTTCAATCAAGGTTCATGTAGTCAAGGTAAGACCGGAAGCACTGCTTCCGGTCTATGGTACTGAACTGAGTGCCGGTGCCGACCTCGCCGCCTGCCTTGATGAGGATTTGGTGCTCGGCAGCGGTTCCTATGCAAAAGTACCCACCGGCTTGAGCATTCAACTACCGCAGGGGTACGAGGCGCAGGTGAGACCGCGAAGCGGCTTGGCTGCAAAGCATGGTTTGACTGTGTTGAACAGCCCGGGCACCATCGATGCTGATTACCGTGGTGAGGTCTGTGTACTTCTCATAAACCATGGCAGGCAGGAGGTGCGTATCCATCACGGTGACCGTATCGCCCAGATGGTTATTGCACGATGTGAACAAGCAACCTTCTCTGAATCGATCAGCTTGGATGCAACAGAACGGGGAAGTGGAGGCTT
- the pnp gene encoding polyribonucleotide nucleotidyltransferase, with translation MEVKKVSVRIGESDLVFETGKIAKQTSGTVYAHYEGSAVIATVCCGKEPNEALDYVPLSVEYNEKYYAAGKIPGGFLKREARPKDKEILVSRLIDRPMRPLFDKAFGREIQVVPTVVSSDMNNTPDIIAINAASAAVTISDIPFNGPIAAVRISMVDGAYVVNPTFSQIERSTLDIVVAGTRDGITMVEGGAKEVSEEVMLEAIATAQPFITKLCDAQLELKKIAGKEKLPVLTPTVDLSWIGPVREYAHPLIKEASFVKGKMERYAALAKVQAQVREKFEDLINEDAKRDGQLSSLFEDLEYEILRASILNDGKRTDGRAVDQIRPITCEVGLLDRTHGSALFTRGETQALAVTTLGTASDEQMFDTIDGEKSFSSFMLHYNFPPYSVGECGRLSTGRREIGHGHLAQRALEAIVPAKESFPYTVRVVSEIMESNGSSSMASVCGGCLSLMDAGVPIKKPVAGIAMGLITEGADYSKYVVLSDILGEEDHLGDMDFKVAGSRDGITAFQMDIKIAGVTPEIMKKALEQAKQGRMHILSIMEGALSSSREEISEYAPKILTMKVDEEKIGAVIGTGGKTIKAIASQSGAEVNIADDGTVTIYGRNNASAQLAKELVKSIVEEPEVGRIYEGTVKRIMDFGAFIEILPGKEGLCHISKLAKTRVQNVEDVLKVGQVVPVKLMEIDRQNRLNLSYIDAIETKSK, from the coding sequence ATGGAAGTTAAGAAAGTATCTGTACGGATCGGCGAATCCGACCTGGTGTTTGAAACCGGGAAAATCGCCAAGCAGACCAGTGGTACCGTGTATGCTCATTATGAGGGTAGTGCCGTTATCGCCACCGTCTGTTGCGGAAAGGAGCCCAATGAAGCTCTGGATTATGTACCCTTGAGCGTAGAATATAATGAAAAATATTATGCCGCAGGCAAAATCCCCGGTGGTTTTCTCAAGAGGGAAGCCCGCCCCAAGGATAAGGAAATTCTGGTAAGCCGCCTCATCGACCGTCCGATGCGCCCCTTGTTCGACAAGGCTTTCGGCCGTGAGATTCAAGTGGTTCCCACCGTTGTCTCCTCTGATATGAACAACACTCCCGACATCATCGCCATCAATGCCGCCAGTGCTGCGGTGACCATCAGCGACATTCCCTTCAACGGACCTATCGCTGCGGTTCGCATCTCCATGGTGGACGGAGCATATGTCGTCAATCCTACATTCAGTCAGATCGAGCGCTCCACCTTGGATATCGTCGTTGCAGGAACCCGCGACGGCATCACCATGGTCGAGGGTGGTGCAAAGGAAGTGAGCGAGGAAGTGATGCTTGAGGCAATTGCTACTGCTCAACCCTTCATCACCAAGCTTTGTGATGCACAGCTTGAGCTTAAAAAGATTGCGGGCAAGGAGAAGCTGCCTGTCCTCACTCCCACCGTCGACCTTTCCTGGATTGGTCCGGTCCGCGAGTATGCCCATCCCTTGATCAAGGAAGCTTCCTTTGTCAAAGGAAAGATGGAGCGCTATGCAGCTCTTGCCAAGGTCCAGGCTCAGGTGCGTGAAAAATTCGAGGATTTGATCAATGAGGATGCAAAGCGCGACGGCCAGCTTTCATCGTTGTTCGAGGACCTCGAGTATGAGATCCTGCGTGCATCAATTCTCAACGACGGCAAAAGAACCGACGGGCGCGCAGTAGACCAGATCCGCCCCATCACCTGTGAAGTAGGCTTGCTTGATCGCACCCATGGTTCAGCATTGTTCACTCGTGGGGAGACCCAGGCATTGGCTGTAACCACCCTCGGTACAGCAAGTGACGAGCAGATGTTCGACACCATTGATGGAGAGAAGAGTTTCAGCTCCTTCATGCTCCACTACAACTTCCCTCCGTACAGCGTAGGTGAGTGTGGAAGGCTCAGTACCGGTCGCCGCGAAATCGGCCATGGTCACTTGGCCCAGCGTGCTCTTGAGGCAATTGTTCCTGCAAAGGAGTCCTTCCCGTATACCGTGCGCGTCGTCAGTGAGATTATGGAATCGAATGGTTCCTCTTCCATGGCATCGGTTTGCGGTGGTTGTCTCTCCCTCATGGATGCAGGCGTTCCCATCAAGAAGCCTGTTGCAGGCATTGCAATGGGACTGATCACCGAAGGCGCCGATTATTCGAAGTACGTTGTGCTCAGTGATATCCTCGGCGAGGAGGATCACCTCGGCGACATGGACTTCAAGGTTGCCGGCAGTCGCGATGGTATCACCGCGTTCCAGATGGATATCAAGATTGCAGGAGTCACTCCTGAGATCATGAAGAAGGCTCTTGAGCAGGCTAAACAGGGCAGAATGCATATTCTTTCCATCATGGAAGGCGCCTTGAGCAGCTCACGCGAGGAAATCAGCGAGTATGCCCCCAAGATACTCACCATGAAGGTGGATGAAGAGAAGATCGGAGCTGTCATCGGAACGGGTGGAAAAACGATCAAAGCCATTGCAAGCCAGAGTGGGGCTGAGGTGAATATTGCTGATGATGGAACCGTCACCATCTATGGAAGAAATAATGCTTCTGCACAGTTGGCGAAGGAACTGGTGAAATCCATCGTCGAGGAACCGGAAGTCGGCCGCATTTATGAAGGGACAGTGAAGCGAATCATGGACTTTGGTGCCTTTATTGAAATCCTGCCGGGTAAGGAAGGCCTCTGCCATATTTCCAAACTTGCAAAGACTCGAGTCCAGAATGTAGAGGATGTATTGAAGGTAGGACAGGTTGTTCCGGTAAAACTCATGGAGATTGACCGTCAGAACCGCTTGAACCTCAGTTACATCGATGCAATCGAGACAAAATCGAAGTAA
- the truB gene encoding tRNA pseudouridine(55) synthase TruB: MGTKASILLINKKPGLTSFSSLNDIKRTIDPKVGHAGTLDKFARGLLIVLTGSMTKLNVLFSTMDKSYRAEISFGSETDTLDPEGQVIATATIPSFEEIQQAIPSFLGSIEQQPPQYSALHINGKRASDLARSGKEVEMAKRPITVYSFEPVSYDNGLLVADIHVSKGTYIRSLARDLGIATKSRAHLIGLERTSIGPFSLSEAVDAKLTESLVASVAQTDERLKRVESVSIFEVADEELFRIANGSFPRAVKVRRQSEHEVYGALYSKDGVLRAVADMKEGRIIAQIHPYRKEIVG; this comes from the coding sequence ATGGGAACAAAAGCTAGCATTCTTCTCATCAATAAAAAACCGGGTCTTACCAGTTTTTCGTCCCTCAATGATATCAAGCGTACCATCGACCCTAAAGTGGGTCATGCCGGTACGCTTGATAAGTTTGCCCGCGGGCTGTTGATTGTATTGACTGGGAGCATGACCAAGCTGAATGTTCTCTTCTCAACAATGGATAAAAGCTACCGCGCTGAAATATCATTCGGATCGGAAACAGATACCCTCGATCCCGAAGGGCAAGTCATCGCCACTGCCACCATTCCTAGCTTCGAGGAAATCCAACAGGCAATTCCCTCCTTTCTAGGGTCCATCGAGCAACAGCCGCCGCAATACAGCGCGTTGCATATCAATGGGAAGAGGGCCAGCGACCTTGCACGCAGCGGAAAAGAGGTGGAGATGGCAAAACGTCCCATCACGGTATACAGCTTCGAGCCGGTTTCGTATGATAATGGTCTTCTGGTTGCCGACATCCATGTTTCCAAAGGTACGTACATCCGTTCCTTGGCTCGTGATTTGGGAATTGCCACTAAAAGCCGTGCACACTTGATAGGCTTGGAACGAACAAGCATCGGCCCCTTTTCGCTGAGCGAAGCCGTCGATGCCAAACTTACCGAGAGCCTTGTTGCTTCGGTCGCACAGACCGATGAGCGGCTGAAGCGTGTTGAATCGGTAAGCATCTTTGAAGTGGCCGACGAGGAACTCTTTCGTATTGCCAACGGCTCGTTTCCACGCGCTGTGAAAGTAAGGCGTCAAAGCGAACATGAAGTGTATGGTGCACTGTACAGTAAAGATGGAGTACTCCGTGCTGTAGCTGATATGAAGGAAGGACGGATCATTGCACAAATACATCCGTATCGCAAGGAGATAGTAGGATGA
- a CDS encoding FAD synthetase family protein: protein MKRYDFMHLSAYPVLWQQSMSVCIGVFDGLHSGHQAIIKRCVDLAKKQDLQSMVITFDKNPKMLMKTQPYHSKLASDAQIDELLENIGVDHLVVIDFSADFSKLTAEEFLTLVCAFCQVKVMVVGEDFRCGAPASSAGPVQLQEYLARLSPGALVEIPPFVLTTNGEITSSSLVRKKLLEGALEEVQSMLGRPYELDLVAYPSKFIEEGLLYRTASFMQLLPPSGVYDALLLLSDGSVVEVHARLGEDELLIVPDKAMWDWVAVRTKRLSFQAKRSIS from the coding sequence ATGAAACGATACGATTTCATGCATCTTTCGGCGTATCCTGTATTATGGCAACAGAGCATGTCTGTCTGCATAGGTGTATTTGATGGATTGCATAGCGGTCATCAGGCTATCATCAAACGATGCGTCGACCTTGCCAAAAAGCAGGACTTGCAAAGCATGGTCATCACCTTCGATAAGAATCCCAAGATGCTGATGAAAACACAACCCTACCATTCAAAATTGGCCAGTGATGCTCAAATTGATGAATTACTTGAAAATATTGGGGTTGACCATCTTGTTGTCATTGACTTTTCTGCTGATTTCAGTAAACTCACAGCTGAGGAGTTCCTCACTTTGGTATGTGCTTTTTGCCAAGTCAAAGTGATGGTTGTCGGAGAGGATTTCCGCTGCGGTGCCCCGGCTTCGAGTGCCGGACCTGTTCAGCTGCAGGAATATCTAGCCCGATTGTCACCGGGAGCCCTTGTTGAGATTCCCCCGTTTGTATTAACAACGAATGGAGAAATTACTTCAAGCAGCCTGGTGCGTAAAAAACTTCTTGAGGGCGCTTTGGAAGAAGTCCAAAGTATGCTCGGCAGACCCTATGAGTTGGATTTGGTGGCGTATCCATCCAAGTTCATTGAAGAAGGTTTGCTGTATCGAACTGCATCCTTCATGCAATTGCTGCCTCCAAGTGGCGTGTATGATGCCTTGCTTTTGCTTTCAGATGGTTCTGTCGTGGAGGTTCATGCCCGCCTTGGTGAGGATGAACTCTTGATAGTACCTGATAAGGCGATGTGGGATTGGGTTGCTGTTCGTACAAAAAGACTTAGCTTTCAGGCTAAGAGGAGTATTTCATGA